The following are encoded together in the Leptospiraceae bacterium genome:
- a CDS encoding type II secretion system protein GspG — protein sequence MKLNRFSKLNKKLKRGMTLVELSVVVLILGAIIALVAFSIDPGKMKDDTAALKLKKDSQELQIALEQYADRYGKMPSEEQGVMALVEKPTSGDVPENYKPILNKKSAVLDPWQTPYQLKVDNGGDYGIYTLGKDKKEGGEGKNADFNIMKEDEYPKEFQKGGK from the coding sequence ATGAAACTAAATCGATTTTCAAAACTAAACAAAAAACTAAAACGCGGGATGACACTCGTTGAGCTTTCAGTTGTGGTATTAATTCTAGGTGCAATCATAGCACTCGTTGCTTTTAGTATTGATCCTGGAAAAATGAAAGATGATACTGCTGCTTTAAAACTCAAGAAAGATTCACAAGAATTACAAATTGCTCTTGAGCAATACGCAGATCGTTATGGAAAAATGCCTAGCGAAGAGCAAGGTGTAATGGCTCTTGTTGAAAAACCAACTAGCGGTGATGTTCCTGAAAACTACAAACCAATCTTAAACAAAAAAAGTGCTGTTCTTGATCCTTGGCAAACACCTTACCAACTCAAAGTGGATAACGGTGGGGATTACGGCATTTATACGCTAGGCAAAGATAAAAAAGAAGGCGGCGAAGGCAAGAACGCTGACTTTAATATCATGAAAGAAGATGAATATCCAAAGGAATTCCAAAAAGGCGGGAAATAG
- a CDS encoding general secretion pathway protein GspK yields MILFLVAAIGGSSFVIANQYAGDRMIDFKIAKANADGFKAFLLARAGLQGGLGALKKVPEEVLYQSGIAFNPPPIPMAGGTIYYRISAEDGKFNINDLIKAYDNLPNLKVQEMITKLFEQLAIPREKIFPIIDWIDENSEEMGGGAEVYYYTNLKPPRKIKNAPMYSLSELTALKGWDRKLVYESLKNPDKEKNVSKDFLSEEEKLLVTDADYVLSNNITAYLPFKDTGDDRININAAPYHVLMSISEFMTRQAVMRILKYKLEKGGYIKEINDLKNFAEFQIKTTSMGGTQNSQTGNTGAANNNQPPPPTNAGQNAQALTLFDEIAGQGTAVSTGRVKTKGEIYKVVGVGTVGNATRRVSCIFDLTNDQILFYSED; encoded by the coding sequence ATGATCCTCTTTCTAGTAGCTGCTATTGGTGGCTCTTCTTTTGTTATTGCCAACCAATACGCTGGAGATCGAATGATTGACTTTAAAATTGCAAAGGCAAACGCCGATGGCTTTAAAGCATTCCTTCTGGCAAGAGCAGGACTACAAGGCGGACTCGGAGCCTTAAAGAAAGTTCCCGAAGAAGTTCTCTATCAGTCAGGAATCGCATTTAACCCTCCTCCCATCCCTATGGCAGGCGGGACTATCTATTATCGCATTTCTGCCGAAGACGGAAAGTTTAACATCAACGATTTGATTAAAGCCTACGACAATCTACCTAACTTAAAAGTCCAGGAGATGATTACAAAGCTCTTTGAACAATTAGCAATTCCTAGAGAAAAAATTTTCCCGATTATAGATTGGATTGATGAAAACTCAGAAGAAATGGGTGGAGGGGCAGAAGTCTATTATTATACCAATCTAAAGCCTCCTAGAAAAATTAAAAATGCCCCCATGTATTCGCTTTCTGAATTGACAGCCCTAAAAGGCTGGGATAGAAAGTTAGTTTACGAATCACTCAAAAATCCAGACAAAGAAAAAAACGTTTCGAAAGATTTCTTGTCAGAAGAAGAAAAATTACTTGTTACAGATGCCGATTATGTATTATCCAATAACATTACAGCTTATTTACCATTTAAGGATACCGGGGATGATAGAATTAACATCAATGCCGCTCCTTATCATGTGCTCATGTCTATTTCTGAATTTATGACTAGACAGGCTGTTATGAGAATTTTGAAATATAAATTAGAAAAAGGCGGATATATAAAAGAAATAAATGATCTAAAAAACTTTGCAGAATTTCAAATAAAAACTACAAGCATGGGCGGCACACAAAATAGTCAGACTGGAAACACAGGAGCGGCTAATAATAATCAGCCACCGCCCCCTACTAATGCAGGACAGAATGCACAAGCACTTACTCTATTCGATGAAATAGCCGGTCAGGGAACTGCTGTTTCGACAGGAAGAGTAAAAACCAAGGGCGAGATTTACAAAGTCGTTGGTGTGGGGACTGTAGGAAATGCGACACGCAGAGTTAGTTGTATATTTGATTTAACAAACGATCAGATTTTATTTTATTCCGAAGATTAA
- a CDS encoding acyl-CoA dehydrogenase family protein, with amino-acid sequence MISGNYFTNNPDLQLQFESIIDWEEIVTAYEDGFTDAEEYKKTGNDKLSLAPASLQEAIDYYKATLDSVGEIIGNELAPRAAEIDKIGLKYDNGKVTFPAPMQEAMKAVREAGLLPYAIGRKYGGLGMPATAQALAMEMVSRGDGAFGIAAGCFNLAETIEKYGSKEQIDKYVPMMAEGTLCGAMALTEPDYGSDLPNLQTKAVKDANGQWRITGTKRFITHACGFADIPSVILTLARTGSPTGGARGLSFFIVKTQDVFIASIEKKMGLHSSPTCEVVYDNSPAELIGVEGYGLVRYSMGMMNTARLSIAAQATGIASAAYFEAKKYASERKQFGKFIQDIPGVKKMLTHMDREIAAMRSILLEASRSVDLYLWREEHLKHRAVDEKEIKKDEQIKFWEKLANLFTPLSKYYISEMANRIADNALQIHGGSGYTEDYVVSKIYRDARITNIYEGTTQLQIVACIGGVVSGMSPTGFLRAYLDKETSKFAATDRLLRVRKLFESVATAFSEIKDSATRDSLAFEVVESTARCINGILLERSASRLKDTQKTDRLALAAEYHIDSLAILESNLIKLQERGKA; translated from the coding sequence ATGATTAGTGGAAATTATTTTACAAACAACCCGGACTTGCAACTTCAATTTGAATCAATCATCGATTGGGAAGAAATTGTAACTGCCTATGAAGACGGATTCACAGATGCTGAAGAATACAAAAAAACTGGAAACGACAAACTCTCATTAGCCCCTGCTTCTTTACAAGAAGCAATCGACTACTACAAAGCAACTCTCGATTCAGTAGGAGAGATAATTGGAAATGAATTAGCCCCTAGAGCTGCTGAGATAGATAAGATTGGTTTAAAATACGATAACGGCAAAGTAACATTTCCCGCTCCGATGCAAGAAGCGATGAAAGCTGTTAGAGAAGCAGGATTACTTCCCTACGCGATTGGAAGAAAATACGGTGGGCTCGGAATGCCAGCTACTGCACAGGCTCTCGCAATGGAAATGGTATCTCGTGGAGATGGAGCATTCGGGATTGCGGCTGGTTGTTTTAATCTTGCAGAAACCATTGAAAAATATGGCTCAAAAGAACAAATAGACAAATACGTTCCAATGATGGCAGAAGGAACGTTATGCGGCGCAATGGCATTAACCGAGCCTGATTACGGTTCAGATTTACCAAACCTACAAACCAAGGCAGTCAAAGATGCAAATGGACAATGGCGAATAACCGGAACTAAACGTTTTATCACTCATGCCTGTGGCTTTGCGGACATACCTTCTGTTATCCTCACACTCGCAAGAACCGGTAGTCCTACAGGAGGAGCGCGCGGACTTTCCTTTTTTATCGTAAAAACCCAGGATGTATTCATCGCCTCTATCGAAAAGAAAATGGGACTTCATTCTTCTCCTACTTGTGAAGTGGTATATGACAATTCACCTGCGGAACTCATTGGTGTAGAAGGCTATGGACTTGTAAGATATTCTATGGGTATGATGAACACTGCTAGACTTTCGATTGCCGCGCAGGCTACAGGCATTGCCTCTGCTGCTTATTTTGAAGCGAAGAAATACGCCTCTGAAAGAAAACAATTTGGCAAGTTCATCCAAGATATTCCGGGTGTAAAAAAGATGCTCACTCATATGGATAGAGAAATTGCGGCTATGCGTAGTATACTTCTTGAAGCTTCCCGCTCTGTTGACTTATACCTCTGGAGAGAAGAGCATTTAAAACATAGAGCCGTAGACGAAAAAGAAATTAAAAAAGACGAGCAAATCAAATTCTGGGAAAAACTAGCCAATCTATTTACTCCCCTCTCCAAGTATTATATTTCCGAAATGGCTAACCGTATTGCGGATAACGCTCTTCAAATTCACGGCGGCTCCGGATACACAGAAGATTATGTGGTTTCTAAGATTTACCGCGATGCTAGAATCACAAACATCTACGAAGGAACAACTCAACTCCAAATCGTAGCTTGTATTGGTGGTGTTGTATCGGGCATGTCCCCTACTGGATTTCTACGGGCTTACTTAGACAAAGAAACTTCTAAGTTTGCGGCTACAGATCGTTTGCTTCGAGTCAGAAAGCTATTTGAATCAGTTGCCACTGCTTTCTCTGAAATCAAAGACAGTGCGACTAGAGACTCTCTTGCCTTTGAAGTTGTAGAATCTACAGCAAGATGCATCAATGGAATTTTACTAGAAAGATCAGCCTCTAGACTAAAAGACACACAAAAGACCGACAGACTCGCGTTAGCCGCTGAATACCATATAGACAGCCTAGCCATCCTCGAATCCAACCTAATAAAATTACAGGAAAGAGGAAAGGCATAA
- a CDS encoding type II secretion system F family protein, whose translation MALFTYVAFNKTGKEVKDIIEANNLQGARNKLKAKGLYVRVIKEDAEKKERELFPFLAKFLYRIPRKEVGLFVRQLGTLLGAGIPLDRSLNNISEQIENRNFKKVIMDIRAGITEGQSLSQAMARYPDVFPDQYSSLISVGEKTGEYENTLIRLADLEEAANDLKSRVQVAMIYPLIMGMVSLFVAVFLLVVVIPQIQELFSQFEAELPLITRIVIGISSAIINFWWLMIGSVFGAYYAFNRFKTSEEGKKKWDRFFLKVPVFGTLTKKVLISTFARNLSVLLINRVPLIVSLSIVAKIVGNYIFQVEIQTAIDKIKEGGKLSDSLQGSVILTPMVLGMISAGEASDTVPKMMDKLSDIFDKEVDNAIKSMTQSLEPIMIIVMGALIFTIMAAIMTPMYKLTQEIQNL comes from the coding sequence ATGGCTCTTTTTACTTACGTTGCATTTAACAAAACAGGAAAAGAAGTAAAAGATATTATCGAGGCAAATAACCTTCAGGGTGCGCGTAATAAGCTGAAGGCGAAAGGTCTTTATGTGCGTGTTATCAAAGAAGACGCCGAAAAAAAGGAGCGAGAGCTTTTTCCTTTCCTCGCAAAATTCTTATATCGAATTCCCAGAAAAGAAGTAGGATTATTTGTTCGTCAATTAGGAACACTTCTAGGTGCAGGAATTCCGCTTGATAGATCACTCAATAATATCAGCGAGCAAATAGAAAATAGAAATTTCAAAAAAGTCATCATGGACATTCGGGCGGGTATCACAGAAGGTCAATCTCTCTCGCAGGCTATGGCTCGTTATCCCGATGTATTTCCCGATCAGTATTCTTCTCTCATTTCGGTTGGAGAAAAAACGGGTGAATATGAGAATACTCTGATTCGTTTGGCTGACTTAGAAGAAGCGGCTAACGATCTTAAATCGCGGGTGCAGGTAGCGATGATTTACCCCTTGATTATGGGAATGGTTTCCTTATTTGTCGCTGTGTTTTTATTAGTTGTTGTGATTCCTCAAATTCAAGAATTGTTTTCTCAGTTTGAAGCGGAGTTACCACTTATTACCCGCATCGTCATCGGTATATCGAGTGCGATTATAAATTTTTGGTGGTTGATGATTGGAAGTGTGTTTGGTGCCTATTATGCATTTAACAGATTTAAAACATCCGAAGAAGGAAAAAAGAAGTGGGATAGATTTTTTTTAAAAGTTCCAGTCTTTGGGACACTCACCAAAAAAGTATTAATCAGCACATTCGCTCGTAATCTTTCCGTGCTTCTAATCAATCGGGTTCCTTTGATTGTATCTCTTTCTATTGTTGCAAAAATTGTAGGCAATTATATATTTCAGGTTGAAATTCAAACGGCTATTGATAAAATTAAGGAAGGTGGAAAGCTTTCTGATTCCTTACAGGGCTCTGTAATTTTAACTCCTATGGTGCTCGGGATGATTTCTGCCGGAGAAGCATCGGATACAGTTCCTAAGATGATGGATAAGTTATCTGATATTTTCGACAAAGAGGTGGATAATGCCATTAAGTCGATGACACAAAGCTTGGAGCCTATTATGATTATTGTAATGGGTGCTCTAATATTCACAATCATGGCGGCGATTATGACACCAATGTATAAACTAACACAAGAAATTCAAAATTTATAA
- a CDS encoding PilN domain-containing protein, translating into MLELLLDLNQNFPAKDFDFILDQFTLDGNIVSIYGRVNEFQDIGAVQSSLEKSQKFKNIKIVNKNLISGVTKFKVRFKIELEIQTSPEKNTRKEEDNAE; encoded by the coding sequence ATTCTAGAATTACTTCTAGACTTAAACCAGAATTTTCCGGCTAAAGATTTTGATTTTATTTTAGATCAATTTACTCTAGACGGAAACATTGTCTCTATCTATGGAAGAGTCAATGAATTCCAGGACATTGGAGCTGTTCAATCCTCCCTCGAAAAATCACAAAAGTTTAAGAATATAAAAATAGTGAATAAAAACTTAATCAGTGGTGTTACCAAATTTAAGGTTCGATTTAAAATAGAACTAGAAATTCAAACAAGCCCTGAAAAAAATACTCGCAAAGAAGAAGACAATGCTGAATAA
- a CDS encoding sporulation protein, with amino-acid sequence MGILDSLKGMVGKGSPKVEVKLLKEQATVQESVKGVATFTGGEYPVTIDSVILLMLMVEDIKEKQTTKESTEKVGKITFNDYILEPKEVISLPFQLVIPKDNLISSAAIKHYVQVQLDINGQDVFGVCEIKIV; translated from the coding sequence ATGGGAATATTAGATTCATTAAAAGGCATGGTGGGAAAAGGCTCTCCTAAAGTAGAAGTAAAACTTCTAAAAGAGCAGGCAACGGTTCAAGAAAGTGTAAAAGGGGTTGCTACGTTTACGGGAGGCGAATACCCAGTAACCATTGACTCAGTCATTTTGTTGATGCTCATGGTAGAAGATATCAAAGAAAAACAAACTACAAAAGAGTCCACTGAGAAAGTAGGAAAGATTACCTTTAACGATTATATCCTAGAGCCAAAAGAAGTAATCTCTCTTCCGTTTCAACTCGTGATTCCTAAAGACAACCTAATCAGCTCAGCGGCAATCAAGCATTATGTGCAAGTCCAATTAGACATCAACGGACAAGACGTATTTGGCGTTTGCGAAATTAAAATAGTCTGA
- the pilM gene encoding pilus assembly protein PilM — protein sequence MYYTQYLAIDYGTTHIKGILFRQVLGSVTILRHESLQIVSLPEKQTDEYEYNIVRFIQSFFPEESNFLINIAMDNLFIRDLIVPLNSEKAIKEILPFEVENVVPFPIETMVVQGCIWWIGKEVSNVVAFSVHHDEVEKTFKPFMKNDIQLNCISTDAYSLSSAIRYHQTRSITEKVVGQLDIGGKLCIFNVNSGGLLSHSRFFSGGGYLITEKIAQLLKVDFNKAEEIKLAFNFSFEIVEEEFKLEFLRQNHLTPEQYDGIIQIIQDSFDQIAGEIIKSIYALTPINRPSIIYLSGGGSSFKDATKYLSSRIGTTVTGYTFLELEDPSFTTALGTGYHNRLKKSEKVDFLTPEFSKLMKNTIRLDAFKPHLIIAGISLFILLTVFFVQMFVDTRKLNAYEEELREKYKQGFGVEAPEDEDVMSLAQSKVKDENKKSEIVRLFLNKGKYSRITSRLKPEFSG from the coding sequence ATGTATTATACTCAATACCTAGCAATTGATTATGGAACGACACATATCAAGGGAATCCTGTTTCGTCAGGTTCTCGGAAGTGTTACTATTTTACGACATGAGTCCTTGCAAATTGTATCTCTCCCTGAAAAGCAAACCGACGAATACGAATACAATATAGTTCGTTTCATTCAGAGCTTTTTTCCAGAAGAATCAAACTTCCTAATCAATATCGCAATGGATAATCTATTCATTCGTGATTTAATTGTTCCGTTAAATTCCGAGAAAGCAATTAAAGAAATCCTTCCCTTCGAAGTAGAAAACGTTGTCCCCTTTCCAATTGAAACAATGGTAGTCCAAGGTTGTATCTGGTGGATTGGAAAAGAAGTCTCGAATGTAGTGGCATTTAGTGTTCACCATGATGAAGTAGAAAAAACATTTAAGCCTTTCATGAAAAATGATATTCAGTTGAATTGTATTTCGACTGACGCATATTCTCTTAGCTCTGCAATCCGTTATCACCAGACAAGATCGATTACCGAAAAAGTAGTCGGTCAATTAGATATAGGCGGCAAGCTTTGTATCTTTAATGTAAACAGTGGAGGACTACTCAGTCACTCTCGTTTTTTTAGTGGTGGTGGTTATCTAATCACAGAAAAAATTGCTCAACTTCTAAAAGTAGATTTCAACAAAGCCGAAGAGATCAAATTAGCGTTTAATTTTTCTTTCGAAATAGTAGAAGAAGAATTTAAACTTGAGTTCCTAAGACAAAATCATCTAACACCTGAACAATATGACGGGATAATTCAGATTATCCAGGATTCCTTTGATCAAATTGCGGGTGAGATTATTAAAAGTATATACGCATTAACTCCGATTAACCGTCCTTCCATTATCTATCTTTCAGGAGGAGGATCTTCTTTTAAGGATGCTACTAAATACTTATCCTCTCGAATTGGAACTACTGTTACCGGATATACTTTCTTAGAATTGGAAGATCCCTCTTTTACAACAGCATTGGGAACAGGATACCATAACCGTTTAAAGAAATCAGAGAAGGTTGATTTTTTAACTCCTGAATTTTCCAAGTTGATGAAAAATACAATTCGTCTAGATGCATTTAAACCACATCTTATCATCGCTGGAATTTCACTTTTTATTTTACTTACTGTATTTTTTGTGCAAATGTTTGTGGATACTCGTAAGTTAAACGCATACGAAGAAGAGCTTCGTGAAAAATACAAACAGGGCTTTGGTGTAGAAGCTCCTGAAGACGAAGATGTAATGTCACTCGCTCAAAGCAAAGTAAAAGACGAAAACAAAAAATCAGAAATCGTAAGACTATTCTTAAACAAAGGAAAATATTCTAGAATTACTTCTAGACTTAAACCAGAATTTTCCGGCTAA
- a CDS encoding ATP-binding protein, giving the protein MATSDQLKALLKSHLDGDEDRFYSIAMQIAATEARSGHGKLAQELKSMIDEAKSLSLLSKKKEAPIPIIRPKGELSEILAVSYPKIRFADMVLKKEIFTRIERILEEQRHYTKLQSHNLYPRRKILFVGPPGCGKTMTASALAGELGLPLFAVRLDGLMSKYMGETIAKLRLIFDSMVDTRGVYLFDEFDSIGTTRNFTNDVGEIRRVLNSFLVFMEQDTSNSLICAATNNQHSLDHALYRRFDDILEYDLPDEKLIEQIIKNRIRLFKFTGSLKKVTKVAAQLSFADIIKSCDDTIKKTVIRDKDELSEEDLIQCLEDRKGFKKTKDTVDL; this is encoded by the coding sequence ATGGCAACATCAGATCAATTAAAGGCATTACTCAAGAGTCATTTAGATGGCGATGAAGATCGGTTTTATTCTATTGCTATGCAAATTGCTGCAACAGAAGCAAGAAGCGGGCATGGAAAATTGGCGCAGGAATTAAAATCCATGATAGATGAAGCTAAGTCTTTATCTTTACTTTCCAAGAAGAAAGAAGCTCCGATTCCAATTATTAGACCTAAAGGAGAGCTGTCTGAAATTCTAGCTGTATCGTATCCAAAAATTCGATTTGCGGATATGGTTTTAAAGAAAGAAATATTTACTAGAATCGAGAGAATACTAGAAGAGCAAAGACATTATACCAAATTACAATCACATAATTTATATCCGCGTAGAAAGATTTTATTTGTAGGTCCTCCTGGTTGTGGAAAAACAATGACTGCCTCTGCATTAGCGGGAGAGTTGGGATTACCGCTGTTTGCCGTTCGACTAGATGGACTCATGAGTAAGTATATGGGTGAGACCATTGCAAAGCTCCGACTGATATTTGATTCAATGGTAGATACCAGAGGAGTATATTTATTTGATGAGTTTGATTCAATTGGAACAACTAGAAATTTCACAAATGATGTTGGCGAAATTCGTAGAGTGTTAAATAGTTTTCTTGTTTTTATGGAGCAGGATACTTCTAATAGTTTAATTTGTGCTGCAACGAATAATCAGCATAGTTTGGATCATGCCTTGTATCGTCGATTCGATGATATACTAGAATATGACTTACCAGATGAAAAACTAATTGAGCAGATAATTAAAAATCGAATTCGTCTTTTTAAATTTACTGGATCCTTAAAGAAAGTTACAAAGGTAGCCGCGCAATTAAGTTTTGCTGATATAATAAAATCCTGTGATGATACTATTAAGAAGACTGTTATTCGGGATAAAGATGAATTATCGGAAGAAGATTTGATTCAATGCTTAGAAGATCGAAAAGGATTTAAGAAAACTAAGGACACAGTAGATTTATAA
- a CDS encoding type II secretion system protein GspG, with the protein MDNKDNPQIQYTFFKKLQLLWYIVWRALFIVGYLLLVAFILLVGLVIFFVPPTCTKGSEGPGLKLKKDSQELQIALEQYADRYGNLPSEEQGIMALVEMPTLPPIPKNYKPILNKKSAVLDPWHTPYVLTILANGDYAIITLGKDKKEGGEGKNADFNIMKEDEYPKEFQKGN; encoded by the coding sequence ATGGATAACAAAGATAATCCACAAATCCAGTATACTTTCTTTAAAAAACTCCAACTTCTTTGGTATATAGTATGGCGAGCTTTGTTTATTGTGGGCTATTTATTATTAGTTGCATTTATATTACTGGTTGGATTGGTTATTTTTTTTGTGCCGCCGACTTGCACTAAAGGAAGTGAAGGTCCTGGTTTAAAACTCAAAAAAGACTCCCAAGAACTTCAAATTGCATTGGAGCAATATGCTGATCGTTATGGTAATCTTCCATCAGAAGAGCAGGGCATAATGGCACTTGTTGAGATGCCGACTCTTCCTCCTATTCCTAAAAACTACAAACCAATTCTAAATAAAAAAAGTGCTGTGCTTGATCCCTGGCACACTCCTTATGTCCTAACGATTTTGGCTAATGGTGATTATGCGATAATCACTCTCGGCAAAGATAAAAAAGAAGGCGGCGAAGGCAAGAACGCAGACTTTAATATCATGAAAGAAGATGAATATCCAAAGGAATTCCAAAAAGGAAATTAA
- a CDS encoding restriction endonuclease: MIPDFQKIMLPVLKSLADDQIKNSIDFRQYIVGKFNVTEEEQKIKTPSGKQLLLYNRIAWAVVYLKMADLIKNVERGKYKITELGISVLANPPEEINIALLKTFPKFNLNRNPQNQPDEENNLVVANEEPSEKTPDELIESGINQINTELSNSLLEQINNLSPYFFEELVVDLLLKMGYGGNDISSGEITSKSNDEGIDGIIREDRLGLDKIYIQAKKWTANKIDRPEIQKFVGALEGKRAKKGIFITTSSFQKTAIEYASNVDASVVLIDGSLLTKLMIEYELGVTVENIYNVKKMDIDYFTE; encoded by the coding sequence ATGATTCCAGATTTTCAAAAAATTATGTTACCCGTACTAAAATCTCTTGCTGATGATCAGATTAAGAACTCAATTGATTTCAGGCAATATATTGTTGGGAAATTTAATGTAACAGAAGAAGAGCAAAAAATCAAAACACCTAGTGGCAAACAGTTACTATTATATAACAGAATCGCATGGGCTGTAGTTTATTTAAAAATGGCAGATTTAATAAAGAATGTTGAGAGAGGAAAATATAAAATAACTGAACTAGGTATAAGTGTGTTAGCCAACCCACCAGAAGAAATAAATATAGCATTGCTAAAAACATTTCCGAAATTCAATTTAAATAGGAATCCACAAAATCAACCAGATGAAGAAAATAATTTAGTCGTTGCAAATGAAGAACCTTCAGAAAAGACACCTGATGAACTAATTGAATCTGGAATAAATCAAATTAATACAGAACTGTCTAACTCTTTGCTTGAGCAAATTAATAATTTATCTCCCTATTTTTTTGAAGAACTTGTAGTCGATCTTCTGTTAAAAATGGGATACGGTGGTAACGATATTTCGAGCGGAGAAATAACTTCTAAATCTAATGATGAGGGAATTGACGGAATTATTAGAGAAGATCGGTTAGGATTAGATAAAATATACATTCAAGCAAAAAAGTGGACAGCTAATAAAATAGATCGTCCTGAAATTCAAAAATTTGTAGGTGCCTTGGAAGGTAAAAGGGCGAAGAAGGGAATTTTTATAACAACATCTAGTTTTCAAAAAACTGCTATTGAATATGCATCTAATGTAGATGCCTCTGTCGTTCTAATTGACGGAAGTTTATTGACAAAACTTATGATCGAATATGAACTTGGTGTGACAGTAGAGAATATATATAATGTCAAGAAAATGGACATTGATTATTTTACGGAGTAG